The nucleotide window GAGTATTTTGGTGAGTGACAAGTTGCTCACAGCTCAAATATTGCTTTACCAAGCGAAGGTGCTGCGCGCTAAGAAAAAATACCATGAAGCGCTACGTTGTCTGTCTAAAGTTCAATACCCAGCCAACAGCACTCAAGCAAGTTGGCTTGCGACCATGACTCGTCTAGAGCTAGCACATTGCCTAAGTGCAACCGGCAAGCAAGACTACGCAAGTATGATTTTGTCGAGTACAGACAAACGAATGAAAGCCTACTCGTCGCCAGTGCTTGCGAAACGGTTCTGCGACTCTCTGAGTGAAGTATGTATGAATCAAGGGCGCTTTCAAGAAGCACTAAGCTATGAGAAAAAAGGCTACCGAATTGAAACCGATCTGATGAAGCGGATCCCGATCAGTGAACTCGGTGCAAGCCAGCTACGCCGCCTGTCCCGTTTTGAATTACAGCTCAAACTCATTCTCTCTGAACAAGAGAACAAAGAGCTGAAAGAGACGACTGAGCAACACAAGAATGCGGTTGCTCAGCTTCAACAAGACGTATTCACCGATCCATTAACAGGGCTACACAACCGTCGCTGGTTAGATGTGAAACTGAAAGACATGCTGCTGCACGATACCTCTTTTGCACTCATGGTTATCGATATTGACCACTTCAAGTCCATCAACGATGAATTGAGTCACTTAGTGGGTGATAAAGCGATTGTTAGTGTGTCTCAAGAACTGCGCTCATACTTTAAGTTTAGGGGCGCGTCGTGTGTCAGGTTTGGTGGAGAAGAGTTCCTCGTCATTCTTGAGAACACTGATCTTCCTAAAGCAGAAATGCACTCTGAAAATTATCGAGAGCGCATCTTCCAATTCGGTTGGCATGAGATACTTGGGGAGCGCGGTTTGACCGTGAGTATTGGTATCACTTTGCATCGTGACGGAGAAAATACTCAACGTACCTTCTACCGAGCAGACAAAGCGTTGTACCGAGCTAAAGCTAACGGTCGTAACCAGATTTGTACCGAATAATTGAAGCGAAACTATTGATAGAAAAAAAGAGAGATTCCACCTAACGCAGTAAGTGTCCCTATGACACTTTGCTTCGATATCTTTTCTCCATTCAGTGCATAAATCACCAAAATAAAGACCGGACTGGTCGCTATCAACGTTTGTGCAATCGCAGGGTTAGCATTTTTCAACGCAACCTGCTGAAGCCACAGCGCCAAAAATGTTCCGACAAATATTGCCCCTAAAAGCCAAAGCTTGTCGAATTTGGTCATCTCCCATAAATCTCTTTTCATAGACGAGTAAGGCTTACTCTCAACAAAAGGGATAATCAGCATCACGGCAAACACACCTATCGTGAGCCGAATCAGCGCCCCTAACAATGGGGGAATATCACCAGCCACCAAAGCATAATGGGAAATCACCACTCCGGAAGCCTGACAAACACTCGCCACAAGTCCAAATCCAATACCACTCCATTGTGCTTTGTTTTTAGAACCGTCCTCACCATTCACAAACTGAGACGGCTGAAAAACGACAAATGTCACGGCTAAAGTCGTGATGACAACACCGAGCCAGCTTTGCAACGTCAATGCAGCACCTAAAAACATTAATGCCAATACACCAGAAAGAGGTGGAGCCAAAGACTCAAGCAACAAAGTTTTATTCGCGCCAATTCTTTTTAATGCCGCAAAATACGCGCTATCTCCAATCGCGATACCAATAACACCAGAAATGGCCAGTATCCAAAAGTGATTCGCACTCAGTTCAAACTCCGGCATTGGAATAAGAGGCATCACCAGCAACATCATCCCAGACGCCACTACCCCCTTAACAATGTTCAATTGCATCGCAGAGAAGCGATGTCCAAATTGCCCATAGATCCATGTCGCACACGCCCACACAATCGCAGCGCCAATAGCGGCCAATTCACCTATATACATCCGTATTTATCCCTTGTGGTTATGCACGTCATTTAGAATCGTAATTGTCATCGTTTCAACGGAAACACCAACAAGAAAGCTGAAATAGCCTCTTCAAATGCAATGAGATTTTATAATATCCATCAATGCTTTTATCCGCATTAGAAGCGACAACACATTATTTTCAACTTGGTAAATCATTTTTATAACAATTACTTGGATGATAGCGTAGTATATTTATAACTAATATCTAACATTACAAGGATCTGTTATGTTTTTAGACTACTTTGCACTCGGCTTACTGATTTTCGTAGCATTAGTAATCTTTTACGGCATCATCGTTATTCACGATATTCCCTATGAAATTGCGAAAGAACGCAACCACCCTCATCAAGATGCTATTCACGTCTCAGGTTGGGTTAGCCTATTCACCTTACACGCTATTTGGCCCTTCCTTTGGATCTGGGCAACGCTATGGCGTAAAGATCGTGGTTGGGGCTTCGCTAAATTGGAAGAAGAGCAACACGACATTCATCATCGTGTTGATATTTTAATCGATCAGGTTAGCGCGCTTCAGGAAGAAATTGCTCAACTCAAACAAGAAAAGTCCGTAAAAGTGGATACGGATAAAGTTCAAAACAACGTCCAAGATCAGGAGGTTAAGTAATGGATTTACTGCTGATAATGACCTACGCGGCACTTTGCATCACTATTTTCAAAGTGTTTAATATCCCGCTTAACAAATGGACAGTGCCAACCGCCGTTCTTGGTGGCGTTATCATAATAGGTACATTGATCCTATTGATGAACTATAACCATCCTTTTACTCAAATTGGTAACCAAGTTTACTCAACAACGCCGGTCGTTTCAGGCGTAAGAGGTAAAGTTATCGAAGTGCCTGTAGAGGCAAACAAACCCCTCAAACAAGGGGATATCCTTTTCAAGATCGACCCTATCCCATTTGAAGCTGAAGTCGCACGATTAGAGGCGAAAGTAAAAGAAGCAAGCCAAGGTGCTCTTGGGATGGAATCTGAAGTGGCTGAAGCAGAGGCTGCGAAAATCAAAGCCATTGCAGAAAGAGATAAAGCACAGCGTGAATTTTCTCGTTACAAGCGCGGTTATGACAGCGGGGCCTTTACCGAGCAACAATTAGACACTCGCAGACAAGCTTATAAGGCATCAGAAGCCGCCGTGAAAGTAGCAGATGCGAATCTAGAACAAGCAAAAATCGCCTTAGATTCTGAAATCGGTGGCGAGAATACTGCAGTTTTGAGCTTACTAGCTGAATTACGCAAAGCTCAGTTTGATTTAGAACAAACTGTTGTTCGAGCTCCAACTGACGGATACGTTACGCAGTTAGCATTGCGCCCAGGTGTAATGGCAGTGCCGCTTCCTTTAGCTCCGGTGATGACGTTTGTGCACACTGAGGAGCAGTTCTATACCGCTGCGTTCAGACAAAACTCATTACAACGCCTACAACCCGGTTACGAAGCGGAATTTTTGTTTAGAGCACTACCAGGAGAAGTATTCAAAGGGCGCATTGATGAAGTAATTCCAGCTATTGGTGAGAGCCAATTCCAAGCTCGAGGGGCACTTCTAGGTACTGATGCATTGCGTACCAGTGGTCGTGTGTTTGTTAAATTGAGCATCACTGATGATCTGTCGGATTACCATTTGCCTATGGGTACCGCGGTTGAAGTTGCCGTTTATTCTGACAGCTTCACTCACGTATCTATCATGCGTAAGGTCCTTATTCGCATGAAGAGTTGGCAAAACTATCTATACCTAGACCACTAAACGGACGTAGATATGTGACGAGCCCGCTCAACACATTGTTAAGACGAATGAAAAAGCCAGACCCGTTCTGGCTTTTTTGTTGTTTGATTAACCGTAAAATTGCGCTTTTTACACGATATTTAGGTGTTCAGATGGAATTTTAGACATCTAGACACTTACCTTCCCTTATGGAAGGGTTCTACTGTATAATGCGCGCCTTATTTTTTATATTTGCCCAAAAAACGTTCTCATTGAGACGCATATTAATAATGGTGAATATTCGTTCTTTATTAAGCTTTATCTTTCAGTATTTGAGGTTATCTATGAACTTTTCAGCTAAAACAGTGGTCGTTATCGCCATTGGCGCGGCGCTGTACGGCATTGGTGGTTTACCTATGTTTGGTGTCCCAGTGTTTGCGAACACGACATTGAAACCAGCCATGGCAGTCTTAGCACTGTTTTCTGTTTTGTTCGGCCCAATTGTTGGCTTCTTAGTTGGCTTTATCGGTCACTGGGTAACGGATCTGTTCGCAGGCTGGGGCGTGTGGTTAACTTGGGTTTTAGGCTCAGGTATCGTAGGCATGGTTATCGGCTTGTTCCCTATGATGACTAAGAACCGTCTTCAAGAAGGCGAGCTGCCAATTAAAGATTTTGTATTGTTCGTGATACTGGCCCTTGCAGGTAACGTTGTAGGCTATGGCTGCTCTGCGTTCCTAGACACCATCCTATATGCAGAACCGTTTACTAAAGTGTTCACTCAACTGTCTATCATCGCAGCGGGTAACACCGTTCTGATCGCTGTTGTAGGCTTCCTGATCCTAAAATCAGTCGCTAAGCGCAACAAACAAAGCCGCAACCTGACTGAGGCATAAGCGATAATGACTATAGCATTTTCGAACTTCTCTTTTAGATATGAGTCGCTGGATAAACCGACGCTAAAAAATATCAATCTAAGGATAGAGAAAGGAGAGAAAATCGTCATTATTGGACCAAGTGGTAGTGGTAAATCCACCCTAGGTCAGTGTCTTAACGGTCTGATACCTCATGCAATCAAAGGTGAAGTAACGGGCTCTTTAGAGATAAACAGCAAGGATATCTCTGAGTTTTCGATGCACAACTACACCGAGCAAGTAGGCACAGTATTACAAGATACTGACAGCCAGTTTGTGGGTTTGAGTATCGGTGAAGACATCGCTTTCGCACTCGAAAACCAGTTGATGTCGAACATTGACATGTACCCGCTAGTTAAGTCGACTGCAAAAATGGTCGATCTAGCGGACATGCTTGAACGTTCACCTCATGACCTTTCAGGTGGTCAAAAACAGCGAGTATCATTAGCGGGTATCTTAGTTGATGACGTTGATATCTTGCTGTTCGATGAGCCTCTAGCAAGCCTTGACCCTAAAACAGGTAAGGCAACGATTGAGATCATCGACCAGCTGCATAAAGAAACCAACAAGACCATCGTGATTATCGAGCACCGCCTTGAGGATGTCCTACATCGCGATATCGACCGCGTGATCTTAATGGAACGTGGTGAAATCGTCGCTGACACGACACCCGATGAAATCTTAGCTTCTGAACTGCTTGATACACACGGTATTCGTGAACCGCTTTACTTGTCGGCGCTTAAGGCGGCGAAAGCCCCACTAACCAGCGAAGACAAACTGTCAAACCTCAAAACTTTAGACTACAAAAGGTTCCGCCCTGCTGTTCAAGCTTGGTTTGCAGAGCGCCCTGCCCCAGTAGCAGATAAGCAATATACTCCTTTACTTGAAGTTCATGGTCTGACTTATTCTTATGACGGCGAGAAAAACGCACTCGAAGATGTCAGCTTCAAGATTGGTAAAGGTGAGTTTGTTTCGATTCTGGGCAAAAACGGTTCGGGTAAATCTACCATCACTAAACTCATCATGGGTGTGATCGATGCCGATTCAGGCTCTTCCTATCTAAATGGTGAAGACCTATCTGAGCTTTCTATCTTTGAAAGAAGTCAGAAAGTCGGTGTCGTGATGCAGAACCCAAATCATATGATCTCGCATCATATGATTTTCGACGAGATTGCTTTTGGTCTGCGTAACCGCAACATTGCAGAAGAACTGATCACAAAAAAAGTAGAGCATGTTCTCGAGCTGTGTGGGCTGAGCAAGTTCCGCCACTGGCCGATCGAAGCACTAAGCTACGGTCAGAAAAAACGTGTAACCATCGCATCTATCTTAGTGTTGGAGCCTGAGCTTCTTATCTTGGATGAACCGACTGCAGGTCAAGATTACCGCAACTACACATCCATGCTGGCCTTCATCCAAAAACTAAACCGTGATTTGGGTATTACCGTTGTGATCATTTCACACGACATGCATCTCGTTCTTGAGTACACCACACGCTCAATCGTGATTGCCGATAGCAAGCTGATTGCCAATGCCGCGATGACGGAAGTATTTAGTCAGCCATCACTTCTAGAACGTGCAAACCTTTGTACCACCAGCATTTATGAACTCGCGACTATGATGAAAATCGACGATACTAATGCGTTCATGCAGTACTTCATCGACTACGAGAGAAGTGCTCAATGAACTCATCAAAAGTAAAATTCGGCATCAATTACATTGATACAAAATCACCGCTTCATGCACTCAACGGCATTACCAAATTTGCACTCTTCTTAGCTTGGGTAACCGTGGTGTTAACTACGTTTGACCTAAGGTTGATTACGCTGCTTATTGTGACTGGTTTATACCTGCTGAAGCTTACCAATGTGCCTGTATGCGTGTATAAGCCTTTGTTATTGGGTACGGCGAGTGTATTAAGCCTAAATGCTTTGTTCATGTATTTGCTTGCTCCACAGCAAGGTACTGAGCTCATCGGCAGCGAAACCTTATTGCTTACATTGCCGGGTAACTACTCGTTGAGCCAAGAGACTCTGTTTTACTTAATCACTGTCACGCTCAAGTACATGAGCATGTTCCCGATAGCGTTGATTTTTGTCTTCACAACACATCCGACTGAATTCGCAGCGAGCCTCAACCGTATCGGTGTTCCTTACAAGATCGCCTACGCGGTGAGCTTAACACTGCGTTACTTGCCAGAAGTTAAGAAAGACTTCATCAATATCATGCATGCTCAGCAGGCTCGTGGTGTGGAACTCTCAAAGAAAGCGCCCTTAATTACTCGTATCAAAAATGTGGCTAAGGTTCTAGGCCCGCTTATTTTCTCTAGCTTGGACCGCGCAGACGAGATATCGAATGCAATGACGTTGCGAGGTTTTGGACGACACAAAGCACGCACTTGGTACAGTTATGCACCTTTGAAGCGTGTCGACTTTATTTGTTTAGCCGTTATCGCATTAGTCGTGATACTCGCCATCACAAAGCGAGTACTTGAAGACCAACTGTTCTGGTACCCTTTCTAGCCTAGCAAAGTCATAGACAACACTGTTAAAGAATCAAAGGCCACTTAGTTAAGTGGCCTTTTTTAACACTAAACAGTAGTTTATGTATAAATTATCGATTAATTATATCTTTTTATGCGTAATTTTTTGTTTTTTAAGGTCTATTACGGAATATTTTGTTAACATCCTCAATCCGTAATTTCTATACAGAATGTCACACCTAATGTGGGATTTATAATGGCTCGAATAACTCAAGTACAGAAACTAGAAAACCAAAAAAACTACGATGAAATCGTATTAAACCTTTTTCTGGCTGAAGGACATGAAGCTCTAACTTATGCAAGGATTGCCCAAGAAATTGGCATTAGTTTAACAACGCTTCAGGGCTATTATCCATCGACACGTGCTATCCGAACAGTGCTTCACAAGCACATGTTATCGATTGTTATAGAGAACCTAGATTTCGCTTCGGAAGAGGTATTTCTTCAATCATGGCAAAATGCTTTAGACAATGAACAATTCCGATACGTTATCAAACTGATGTTTTTTCATGCCTCACAGGTCAAAAGTCCAGAAGCATTCAATGTCAGTTCAGATGGTCTGTTTCGTGAAAAAATGCTGAATAGCTTCGGGACCGACTCGGTTCGAATCCTTGAAACGGTAATAGGACGTTCAATGTTCTACCTAACGAATTTCAAAAAGCATTAAGCAAAACAGATAGAAACAAAAAGGGAGCCTTCAGGCTCCCTTTTTCATATTCTCAGTTTGTTTATCGACCTAATTTAGCTTGTAAAAAACGGTCGATAACGGCGGTAAACGCAGCTCAATCGATGTATCTAGCCCTTCGCTTTCTACTGATTCAATCTCAGCTGTCTGCTTCACTTCAAAACCACTACCTGCATAATCCACAGAGTCTGTATTCAACAGCAGTGAGTACTCACCTTTTGATGGAACACCTAAGCGGAAATGCTCGTGAGGAACAGGCGTAAAGTTAGAGACAATTAATACACGCTCACCAGACTCACTAATACGTTCGTGCGCTAAGATGCTCGCTTCTGCAGAATCCTGTAAACGCCATTCAAAACCTTTCGGGTCAAAATCGAGATCATGCATTGCAGCTTCAGAGCGGTATAGATTGTTCAGATCTCTGGTTAAGCACTGAACGCCTTGATGACGTTTGTAATCCAGCAAGAACCATTGTAGTTGATCATCGTGATTCCATTCAGCCGTCTGGCCAAACTCAGCGCCCATGAAGTTCAGCTTCTTACCTGGTTGCGCATACATGTAACCCATATAAGCACGTAAGTTGGCCGTTTGTTGCCATTCATCACCAGGCATCTTGTCGTGGATAGAGCCCTTACCGTAAACTACTTCATCGTGAGACAGAGACAAGACGTAGTTCTCACTGTGTGCGTAAACCAGTGGGAAAGTAATTGTATCGTGGTGATATTTACGATTGATTGGGTCTTCTTGAATGTAAGACAAGCTGTCGTGCATCCAACCCATGTTCCACTTAAAGCCAAAGCCTAAGCCGCCCATAAAAGTCGGTGCTGAAACACCTGGGAAAGCCGTCGATTCTTCGGCAATCGTCATCGCATTCGGGAAGTGCTTGTACACTTCTTCGTTCATCCATTTAAGAGTTGCGATAGCGTCGTAGTTTTCGTTGCCGCCGTCTACGTTCGGGATCCATTGGTCATGGCTACGCGAATAATCGAGGTACAACATCGAAGCAACCGCATCAACACGGATGCCATCGATATGGAATTGTTCGAACCAGTAAAGTGCATTAGAAACTAAGAAACGACGAACATGCTCTTTACCTAAATCGTAAATGTACGAGTTCCAATCTTGATGCCAACCACGACGCGGGTCCGGATCATGGAACAATGGCGTACCATCGAAGTTTGCTAGGCCATGATCATCACTTGGGAAGTGAGCAGGAACCCAATCAAGTACTACACCAAGACCCGCTTGGTGACATTGGTCTACAAAGTATTTGAAATCATCTGGAGAACCAAAACGACTAGTCGGTGCAAATAGACCAACAGGTTGATAGCCCCACGAACCGTAGAATGGGTGCTCTGAAACTGGCATTAGCTCAACGTGCGTGTAACCAAGATCAGTTAGGTATGGGATCAGCTCAGCCGCAAGCTCGCGATAATTTAAGAATTCACCTTCAGCGTTACGCTTCCAAGAACCGGCGTGCAGCTCGTAGAACGAAAGCGCTTCTTTACGCTTTTGCGTTACAGGGCGATTCTGCCACTTAGCATCTTGCCACTCGTAACGAGCGTGATCGTAAGTCACAGACGAGAACGAAGGGTATTGCTCAGAGTAGAAACCCCATGGGTCAGCTTTGTGTGGTAAGCCTTCGCCATTTGGTCCTTTTAATTCAAACTTGTATTGAGCACCTTCTTCCAGTTCAGGAATGAATAGACCCCACATACCGTAATCTAGGCGTTGCATTGGGTGGCGACGGCCATCCCAAGCGTTGAAGTTACCCACCAAGCTTGCCGCAGTTGCATGCGGTGCGTACACCAAGAAACGCGTACCTGAAATCGTCTGTCCATCACGCTCTAGCGTAATAAACTGAGCTCCCATGTGATGATACATATCTTTAGGTGTATGAAGATCTTCATAACTCGCGTACAGATCGTGGTACTGGTATGGATCATCGATGATCTGCTCTACCCCAGCCCAATCAACCGCAAGCTTATAGTGAGTGAAACGTAGGTCTCTTTTTTGCTTTAGGATGAAGCCACTTTCACCCTCTCGCGCTAACTCAATACGAGGTTCCTTTCCAACGATCAACTCTACTTTATCTGCCCCTGGAATCCATACTCTTAATGCACCTTGATCTGAAGGTAAGTACGGCCCTAAAAACGCAAACGGGTCAGTGAAACAAGCCTGTGATAGTTGGGTATATATTTGTTTTTGCTTTGAAATCGAACTTAGTTCCAAAACGTTTCTCCCTAACCAAACATCCAAAAAATATAATACAAAAATGCCCGCTATTAGTGCGGGCAATATAACAACAATTTATTCTACCAGATGAGCATTCATTATTGAGTGACCGAGGTTGTAGTTTCGTACGCCGTAAGCAAAAAACCACTTATTTTCAAGTCACTCAACGTCATTACTTACCTGCTTTTTCTCGAACGTCAGTCAGCTTAGAAGCGATACGATTGACGCCTTCATGAGCGAAAATTTCGTCCAAGTTCATGGATAGTTTACGACGCCAGTTAGGGTATTCATCTACAGTGCCAGGAATGTTTACTGGCTTGTCCATCTCTAACCAATCTTCCAACTGAACACTCAATAATGTTGAACCACCAGCCGCAACGTGCAGTTGAAGTGCTTCAGCAAGATAAGAATCCATCGGTACTTGGCTTGCATCGCGGCCAACACCCTCAGGTAAGAAGCCATGCCATGCCACTGAATCTAAGATACCTTGTTTGCACTCCAGACGGTCATCGAATAGGGTTTCTAGCTGTTCTGCATCTGGGTATAAACCAATCTCTTGACCCACCTTCAAATCATCACAGTGCCAGAAACCGCGTAGCGTTGGCATATCGTGAGTACATAATGCTGCCATCGATTGTGGTGCGTAGTGTTTCGGTGAAATGAAACCACCATCGTCTTCCGATGTTTCGAAGAAGAATACTTTGTAAGAATGTACGCCCGCATCCGCTAGGATATCAACGATTTCGTCTGGCACGGTGCCTAAGTCTTCACCGATAACGCTGCATTGGTAACGGTGAGATTCAAGCGCCAGAATCGACAGCATATCTTGCACTGGGTAGTAGATGTACGCGCCCTTAGTTGCGTTCTCACCCTTTGGAATCCACCACAAACGCAGTAGACCTAAAACGTGGTCAATACGCAGTGCACCACAGTGCTTCATGTTGGCACGAAGCAATTTAATGTACGCGTCGTAGCTAGTTTCCAATAGGACTTCAGGGTTAAGTGGTGGCAGACCCCAGTTCTGACCTAGAGGACCAAGAATATCCGGTGGAGCACCAATGCTCGCATCCATCACTAGGTTGCCTTCATCAGCCCATGTTTCGCTACCTGAATCCGCAACGCCTACCGCTAAATCACGATACAGGCCAACCGCCATGCCTTTCTCTTCTGCAAGAGACTGTGCATCGTTGATCTGGCAATCTGCTAGCCATTGTAGATACATATACAGATGAACGTTTTCTAGGTTCTCTTTGATGTATTTCTGTGTCGCTGGGCTGTCGAATGTACGGTACTTCTCAGGGAATACCGGCCATCCCCACATGCCAGAGTCTTCTGCGTGCAGTTCGCCATGCAGAGCATCAAACGCCGCTTGATGCATCAGGCTTTCACCTCCCTCTTCAACGAAGGCTAAGAACGCTTGTGCACGATCGCTGTTTTTGTCTAAATGACGAGTCTTAAATTCTGCGAATAACAGAGGCAAGATACTCATCTTAAGCTCAGACACTTCGGTGTAGTTTACCCAATGTGCTTCACGAGCTTTCTGTAGGCGCTGTTGGAATTCAGCGCTGCCTACGGTTTGTTGTGCTTCTGCACTTAACGCAAATTCAGGAACTGAACTCACATCAATGTATAGAATGTTCAACCAGCGACGAGAAGACGGGCTGTATGGGCTCGCACCTTCAGGGTTCGCAGGGAATAATGAGTGAATTGGGTTTAGACCAACGAAATCACCACCGCGAGATGCGATATCCGCAACAAGCTGTTTTAGGTCACCGAAATCACCAATACCCCAGTTGTGCTGAGTTCTTAGTGTGTAAAGTTGAACGCTTGGTCCCCAAAGCTTTTTGCCTTGCTCGATTGGCGACTGCTTGAAACACGCTTTTGGCGTAATAATCAGTGTCATCTCGTAAGGCTTCTTACGGCGCTTACGGCTCACAATGAGCTTGTGGTAACCCCATGCCAAATCACTTGGCAATGCAAACACTAAAGGGCCACCCTCGGCGCGCTCGTCACGAACGACTTGAGATTGAAGATAGCCTTCAAGTACCTCTCCTTGCTCGGTTTCTAAGCGCCAGCTGAACTCACTTTCACGAGCACTTACACCTAGATTAAGCGCCACTTCTACTGGCTCACCGTCACGCAAGACAAGAACTGGGTCTAGTACATCTTTTTTGTGTTTTCTTTCTGCTGACTTAAGCAGTGCATCATCGCTGCTTGTATCGTAGCCCAACGAAGCCAATAGAGACGTGATCGTCTCGTCTGATACTTGTGCTTCATCGCCCCACGCACTAACGTAACTGTC belongs to Vibrio cyclitrophicus and includes:
- the glgB gene encoding 1,4-alpha-glucan branching protein GlgB — encoded protein: MELSSISKQKQIYTQLSQACFTDPFAFLGPYLPSDQGALRVWIPGADKVELIVGKEPRIELAREGESGFILKQKRDLRFTHYKLAVDWAGVEQIIDDPYQYHDLYASYEDLHTPKDMYHHMGAQFITLERDGQTISGTRFLVYAPHATAASLVGNFNAWDGRRHPMQRLDYGMWGLFIPELEEGAQYKFELKGPNGEGLPHKADPWGFYSEQYPSFSSVTYDHARYEWQDAKWQNRPVTQKRKEALSFYELHAGSWKRNAEGEFLNYRELAAELIPYLTDLGYTHVELMPVSEHPFYGSWGYQPVGLFAPTSRFGSPDDFKYFVDQCHQAGLGVVLDWVPAHFPSDDHGLANFDGTPLFHDPDPRRGWHQDWNSYIYDLGKEHVRRFLVSNALYWFEQFHIDGIRVDAVASMLYLDYSRSHDQWIPNVDGGNENYDAIATLKWMNEEVYKHFPNAMTIAEESTAFPGVSAPTFMGGLGFGFKWNMGWMHDSLSYIQEDPINRKYHHDTITFPLVYAHSENYVLSLSHDEVVYGKGSIHDKMPGDEWQQTANLRAYMGYMYAQPGKKLNFMGAEFGQTAEWNHDDQLQWFLLDYKRHQGVQCLTRDLNNLYRSEAAMHDLDFDPKGFEWRLQDSAEASILAHERISESGERVLIVSNFTPVPHEHFRLGVPSKGEYSLLLNTDSVDYAGSGFEVKQTAEIESVESEGLDTSIELRLPPLSTVFYKLN
- the malQ gene encoding 4-alpha-glucanotransferase, which encodes MKEQTVLKQVAEMANIADSYVSAWGDEAQVSDETITSLLASLGYDTSSDDALLKSAERKHKKDVLDPVLVLRDGEPVEVALNLGVSARESEFSWRLETEQGEVLEGYLQSQVVRDERAEGGPLVFALPSDLAWGYHKLIVSRKRRKKPYEMTLIITPKACFKQSPIEQGKKLWGPSVQLYTLRTQHNWGIGDFGDLKQLVADIASRGGDFVGLNPIHSLFPANPEGASPYSPSSRRWLNILYIDVSSVPEFALSAEAQQTVGSAEFQQRLQKAREAHWVNYTEVSELKMSILPLLFAEFKTRHLDKNSDRAQAFLAFVEEGGESLMHQAAFDALHGELHAEDSGMWGWPVFPEKYRTFDSPATQKYIKENLENVHLYMYLQWLADCQINDAQSLAEEKGMAVGLYRDLAVGVADSGSETWADEGNLVMDASIGAPPDILGPLGQNWGLPPLNPEVLLETSYDAYIKLLRANMKHCGALRIDHVLGLLRLWWIPKGENATKGAYIYYPVQDMLSILALESHRYQCSVIGEDLGTVPDEIVDILADAGVHSYKVFFFETSEDDGGFISPKHYAPQSMAALCTHDMPTLRGFWHCDDLKVGQEIGLYPDAEQLETLFDDRLECKQGILDSVAWHGFLPEGVGRDASQVPMDSYLAEALQLHVAAGGSTLLSVQLEDWLEMDKPVNIPGTVDEYPNWRRKLSMNLDEIFAHEGVNRIASKLTDVREKAGK